The Harpia harpyja isolate bHarHar1 chromosome 13, bHarHar1 primary haplotype, whole genome shotgun sequence genome contains a region encoding:
- the LOC128150044 gene encoding indoleamine 2,3-dioxygenase 2-like isoform X1 — MEAGEGTEETPLPLVLTRFQLSEEYGFLLPDPLTELPAPYGPWMEIAHDLPQLIASHRLRSQVHQMPQLSTRHLRGREELHLAHLVLSFITMGYLWQEGEEGTVKVLPQNLAVPFWEVSQALGLPPILSHTDFVLANWRRKNPNRPLEIENLDTIISLPGGESLRGFILVTLLVEKAAVPGIKAIIQAIRAILQLDEETLHKALQELAEAIGDMSKALKRMHDYVDPAVFYAVIRIFLSGWKDNPAMPDGLIYEGVSDEPMAYSGGSAAQSTILHAFDELLGIRHSEESTAFLHRMRDYMPPPHRAFVEEIHRAPSLKQHVLSSGDARLCTAFNRCVSALAEFRSHHITIVTKYITVAAAKAKAGQADPGDRAGPSAVKPPSALEAKGTGGSHIFSFLKSVRDTTREGMISA; from the exons ATGGAGGCGGGCGAAGGCACAGAGGAGACCCCGCTGCCTCTGGTGCTGACACGGTTTCAGCTCTCCGAGGAGTACGGCTTCCTTCTTCCCGATCCTCTG ACGGAGCTGCCGGCACCCTACGGTCCCTGGATGGAGATTGCCCATGACCTGCCTCAGCTGATCGCGAGCCATCGGCTCCGCTCACAAGTTCACCAG ATGCCGCAGCTGAGCACCCGGCACCTCCGAGGGCGTGAGGAGCTGCACTTGGCGCATCTGGTGCTCAGCTTCATCACGATGGGCTACCTCTGGCAGGAGGGCGAGGAGGGCACCGTGAAG GTCCTGCCCCAAAATCTCGCTGTCCCCTTCTGGGAGGTCTCGCAGGCCCTCGGCCTCCCCCCCATCCTCAGCCACACGGACTTTGTGTTGGCCAACTGGAGGAGGAAGAACCCCAACAG GCCTCTGGAAATTGA GAACCTGGACACCATCATCTCGCTGCCTGGGGGAGAGAGCCTGCGAGGCTTCATCCTCGTCACCCTCCTGGTTGAGAAGGCGGCTGTGCCTGGGATTAAG GCAATCATTCAGGCCATTCGTGCCATCCTGCAGCTTGATGAGGAGACCCTGCACAAAGccctgcaggagctggcagaggcCATCGGGGACATGAGCAAGGCTTTGAAACGGATGCATG ACTATGTGGATCCAGCAGTATTTTATGCTGTGATCCGGATCTTTCTCTCCGG CTGGAAAGATAACCCCGCCATGCCGGACGGGTTGATATACGAAGGTGTATCTGATGAGCCCATGGCATACTCGGGAGGGAGCGCAGCACAGAGCACCATCCTTCATGCTTTTGATGAGCTCCTGGGGATTCGCCATAGCGAGGAGAGCA CTGCCTTCCTGCACAGGATGAGGGACTACATGCCCCCACCCCACAGAGCCTTTGTGGAGGAGATCCACCGTGCCCCCTCCCTGAAGCAGCACGTGCTCTCCTCTGGAGACGCACGGCTCTGCACGGCTTTCAACCGGTGCGTCTCGGCACTGGCAGAGTTCAGGTCCCACCACATCACCATCGTCACCAAGTACATCACCGTCGCGGCGGCCAAAGCCAAGGCTGGGCAGGCAGACCCGGGTGACAGGGCTGGCCCCTCTGCGGTGAAGCCCCCATCCGCGCTGGAGGCCAAAGGGACCGGCGGGTCCCACATCTTCAGCTTCCTGAAGAGCGTCAGGGACACCACCAGGGAAGGGATGATAAGTGCCTGA
- the LOC128150044 gene encoding indoleamine 2,3-dioxygenase 2-like isoform X2, whose amino-acid sequence MEIAHDLPQLIASHRLRSQVHQMPQLSTRHLRGREELHLAHLVLSFITMGYLWQEGEEGTVKVLPQNLAVPFWEVSQALGLPPILSHTDFVLANWRRKNPNRPLEIENLDTIISLPGGESLRGFILVTLLVEKAAVPGIKAIIQAIRAILQLDEETLHKALQELAEAIGDMSKALKRMHDYVDPAVFYAVIRIFLSGWKDNPAMPDGLIYEGVSDEPMAYSGGSAAQSTILHAFDELLGIRHSEESTAFLHRMRDYMPPPHRAFVEEIHRAPSLKQHVLSSGDARLCTAFNRCVSALAEFRSHHITIVTKYITVAAAKAKAGQADPGDRAGPSAVKPPSALEAKGTGGSHIFSFLKSVRDTTREGMISA is encoded by the exons ATGGAGATTGCCCATGACCTGCCTCAGCTGATCGCGAGCCATCGGCTCCGCTCACAAGTTCACCAG ATGCCGCAGCTGAGCACCCGGCACCTCCGAGGGCGTGAGGAGCTGCACTTGGCGCATCTGGTGCTCAGCTTCATCACGATGGGCTACCTCTGGCAGGAGGGCGAGGAGGGCACCGTGAAG GTCCTGCCCCAAAATCTCGCTGTCCCCTTCTGGGAGGTCTCGCAGGCCCTCGGCCTCCCCCCCATCCTCAGCCACACGGACTTTGTGTTGGCCAACTGGAGGAGGAAGAACCCCAACAG GCCTCTGGAAATTGA GAACCTGGACACCATCATCTCGCTGCCTGGGGGAGAGAGCCTGCGAGGCTTCATCCTCGTCACCCTCCTGGTTGAGAAGGCGGCTGTGCCTGGGATTAAG GCAATCATTCAGGCCATTCGTGCCATCCTGCAGCTTGATGAGGAGACCCTGCACAAAGccctgcaggagctggcagaggcCATCGGGGACATGAGCAAGGCTTTGAAACGGATGCATG ACTATGTGGATCCAGCAGTATTTTATGCTGTGATCCGGATCTTTCTCTCCGG CTGGAAAGATAACCCCGCCATGCCGGACGGGTTGATATACGAAGGTGTATCTGATGAGCCCATGGCATACTCGGGAGGGAGCGCAGCACAGAGCACCATCCTTCATGCTTTTGATGAGCTCCTGGGGATTCGCCATAGCGAGGAGAGCA CTGCCTTCCTGCACAGGATGAGGGACTACATGCCCCCACCCCACAGAGCCTTTGTGGAGGAGATCCACCGTGCCCCCTCCCTGAAGCAGCACGTGCTCTCCTCTGGAGACGCACGGCTCTGCACGGCTTTCAACCGGTGCGTCTCGGCACTGGCAGAGTTCAGGTCCCACCACATCACCATCGTCACCAAGTACATCACCGTCGCGGCGGCCAAAGCCAAGGCTGGGCAGGCAGACCCGGGTGACAGGGCTGGCCCCTCTGCGGTGAAGCCCCCATCCGCGCTGGAGGCCAAAGGGACCGGCGGGTCCCACATCTTCAGCTTCCTGAAGAGCGTCAGGGACACCACCAGGGAAGGGATGATAAGTGCCTGA